Genomic segment of Drosophila ananassae strain 14024-0371.13 chromosome 2L, ASM1763931v2, whole genome shotgun sequence:
agagtgagtgaaagaccccccgtgggtaagtctggaattcaagttggaaagcttccttgaagagttaggagtacaggctgaaggacctcCTGTGGGAataggatcaaggatccgcggcaaagctaaggcccaagggtagaagagtcgggtggagttattcccggacacgacgtacgccttgtctgctcaaGGGAATTGTAGCGAAGGTGCCTTGGAGGTGCGCGTTTTTGGCTGCCTGGTCCACGAAGTCGTTTCCTTGTATTTTGCAGTGGCTCGGGATGTAATGGAGCTCAACTAAAGTAAGCTGAGGTTGTCTTGCGatcttctttttaatttcgtataattttaaaaaaacaaaacacccGTCCGTtgataaatgttttaaaatatttttaagattttctttttattaaacaatacaatatttattaaaaatacaaaactggCCTAAATCTAAACATATCTCCTTTTACTTTTCTGTCCATACTCGATACAGCGTCAGTTTCGGAAATATATCAGTTTATTGTTTCGCCGGGTAGTCTTCCACCTACACTAGCGTCGTAAATATTGTAAAACTTCATAAACTTTCTAAAAATGGCGCCTGATATAATGGAAcgcattttcaaaataaaacaatcgCTATCCTACGGCAAGGAAGAACAGCCTTCCAATAATGCATCCAATAAATTCGGCGAAACTTCAAAATTTCTTCAAAATAAGCGTTGCATGGGGGAGATCCTTCTACTGATCAGATTTATGGCCGAAAAATACGAAACTTCGCAGAATGTAAGAGATCAGGAAAAGGATAAGATTTCCGATgtgttaaaaaaatgtaagttgaaaatttatgaaaaaatatccACTAAGAATATATTATACTCAGGTAAAAAGTTAATGAAACAACTCTATATGATTTTTCCGTGGCACCACGATGAAGTCGAACTGAATCAACATGAGCAATACACCTATCAGTTTCTGCTTAATTCGGTTCTCTTCGAACTGGAGAAAATTGCTGAAACTTTGCTGAAAGACTGTCAGTCCTCCAAATCTGAGAAGCAAAAACCATTTTGTAATACAGAGAACATCGATGAGTTGGCCGATCTTCGGATCAAGTTGAAGAATGCGGAAACAAAGCGGCAACTGCAGGACTTGAGTCACAAGCTATTGCTTTTGAAGGAAACTACTTTGGCCAGCAACGCCATTGCAGCCCAAAAAAAAGCCGAAGAGGAACTGGCCAAGGAGAAGGATTACGCTGCGGATCTTAGAAATCGTCTAGCAATTACCAAGCGAAACCTAGAATTAGCCAACGATGAGAACAGGGAACGTAAGGAAGCCTTTATAACACTGCAGAGAAGCTATATGGCTCTGCAGAGAGATCAATCATATAGAAAAGAGTCTGACCCCGAAGAAATCCAAGAGAAACAAGTGAAATATTCCATCATAGATTCAAATAAAACTCTAAAAACCTCGTCAAGTGCCATGAAAATCATCAGAAAGGAACTGGAACCGAAAACGCTGAGTGTTTTGAAACAGCAACTCAGTTATGCCCGAATATCGTTAGTTGAGGCCAAGACGACTGTTTCGGAGATCAAGAGGGATATCTCCAACCTGTGCTATAAAGATACCATGATCTTGAaccgaacaaaaaaaaacaaggccAAAAAGACTCTAATAACTTTGAAACACACTAGACAAGACACATTGCGGGTAATCGATGGGGTCCTTAAAGCTTTCCAGTTTCATAAGCAGCTAAAGTTTCCCGCCTGCAAAATAAAATGGCGAGTAGTGTGCCGCTCTTTGCAGGAAAATCTCCTTAAAGTTCGGGAGAATTGGAGGTACTTGGATCTGGAGAATCTTAAAAAGTGTTCAATAAAAGCAGCTACCGATTTAAATCTATCATCTGCAATGAGCCCTAGAGGAAATCCTGTCAAACTTCCGTTTGATTATCCAGAGATGTGGTGGGACAAGATATACTCCCCGACTAAAACCGCCTCGGAAACTACCATCCTTTTTTCAAGGACAGAGGACTTCAAAGTAGATCCATCCGTAACAAGCAAAGTGTCTTCGAGGACCGTGGTCTCCAACGCCTCTTCGCTTCGGGCTTTCCAGGGCAAGACCTTCGGTGACCGTCGCCTTTTGGTTTTAAAATGGTGCCAAGAAAAGACCAGACCCTATGGTGTTCCCATGTACGAGTTTTCCAACTCCTGGACCAGTGGACGCGCCCTTTGTGCCATCATCCACGCCTATCGCCCTCAACTCATCGCCCCCAAGTATCTGCGCCGGACTGGACCGGTCGAGACGATCAAATTCGGCGTTGGGGTTGCTCAGGGTCTGGGTGTCTGTAGCCCCATCGATCTCGTCCAGGAGTGCTCCCGGGAGAAGCCCGACTACGAGAGGGTGTTCGAGTTTGTCCAGGAACTGCAGCGTTGCCTGGAAGCCCTGCCTtaatatattttctacttttttgtatatttaataCAGTGGGGGCACGAATGCCGTCGCAGTTCttaataaatatacatatatatattcaatgATTCAAGTTAAGAATAAATGTTTGGATTTTTCTATGGGTTATTGGAATATTTTCTTGAGCATAGAATCTATGCCAGACATACTGGTtaatcgcaaaaaaaaaacagctaGCAACGCTACCAGCTAGCTCCCTTCTCCCAATACTTTGAAAATACATttctataatttatttaattcattgAAAATATTCAGAATCTTTAAGTTACGTGTCCAGTTTGTCATGGAAACCGGAGTTTGGCCAATAGGCCATAATGCCGAAGATGGTTCTCCGTTCTCCCCGAGGCCCAATCAGAGGATTCATCTGCATCAGGAAGGTGACCAGCCATGCCATGTAGCAGCAGACGCAGGTGAGGATTATGCAGCAGCGGATGACGCTGCTCTCCTGCCACAATCGTGCCAACATGCTGCCCACAATGGCAATGACCAGGAAGATTGCGGACACCACCCCCAGAACTATGAGCTTGTCCATTTCCGGAGACGTTCCAGATGCCCGACAACAGACTGTAGAAGTGTCAACTTTTGACTAGTTTTTCGCCCCTAAGATGATTTCTGGGATTCGGTTTTGAAGTGAAGGAACCCCCGAAGCGGAGCTTGGTGGCATCCATTCAAGCCGAAACCCAATTTGGATGCACTCATAAACTTTTATGGTTGCGAACATTTGGATATTTTATGGCCAGCGACCAGGCCAGGCGGATGCTATTGAAGGGAGCGGGGAAGGTTGTATAAATGGAAAACTGTATACATTTTCCGAGTGCGCCGAGTGGGCATCAATAAAACCGCTGCACGCATCCCTGACTAAGCGCAAAATCCGTTTTACGAGGACTGCCAGCTCTCCATCAGCCATCAGTTGTCCCGGCAGCATCCTGGCAGGATGGCCTCGCTCCCTCATCCAGGACCGAGATGATGCCATAAGTGCCCGGGCGCGACTCATAAAATGGCGGCTGGGAAATGGCAATGCAATGTTGGCTGGTACGGTGGTGGTTCTGGACGGGGTGGTGGTGTAATCGAGTTTTCCCAAAGTAGCAATAAATGTTAATGGCGGCATcgaattttccattttctcgCCATAAGTATCAAGACGTCCGGTGCCAAGTTGGCCGGCTGGCAACGGTTATTTCGCGGCTGTCCATTAAGTTTCGTCCTTATGGAGTGAAAAACAGTAGCCTTAGCATTGCAAGTCAACTTCGCACCTCTCCAAACACCAGAAACTGAAACTTCTCCTTCGGAATGCTTCGATGCCAAATCCATTGCATATCGTAAATTACAAAGCCCTGATCTTTTCTTCGTTTTTGACTCGCAAGCAAATGCAAATCGGTCCAAAATGTGTGATTTCCCTTTTAACACAGTCGGCTCTTAAGAAGAATACGGTTCCGTCGGTCCGTGGTTGAAACTCAAACCAATTCTGGGACGCCGCGTTATCTGTTCCGGTGCAGGTATATCTTTTCAACACAATACCTTTGACGAACCGTCAAAATATTTGAGTGTTCCTCGACGTCTATTCAGGGTGTGTGGGtgtcggcaaaaactgcgtgACTGATTTCCCTGAGTGACCTCAAAGCAAGTGCAAGTGCTATCAGTCATTGCACTTTTACAGAAGAAGAGCAGTAACCAATAGTAACCACAATCCGAATTCGTTAAAAATATGCtttttatgcaattttttataataattaaacaGAAACTTTCAACACACCATAAAATTAATTCCCGTAAATTTAAATTACCACTGAATCACCTAATTTGTATCTGATTGCCCGTCGGTTAATGTATGGGAATGCTATATGGGCCcccgcgaaggctatatctttgccaatttttattcgattcttgagcgggatACCTTGAATGGTTTGTATatagattctccatcgatctgcatcaaaatctagaaacaaattattttttagactttttgtgaaattttctgGGTTGACCCCTTCCCAATTCCAAAAATGTATGGAGATGTCCCTATGAgcccctgcgaaggctatatctttgccaattttcatcggattcttgagcggaataccttaaatcaTTTGTAAATCGATtacccatcgatctgcatcgaAATAtaggaacaaattattttttagattttttggtAGATTTTCTGGGTTGTCCCCTTACCAATTCCGAAAATGTATGGAGATGCCCCTCTGAgcccctgcgaaggctatatctttgccaattgccatcggattcttgagcggaataccttaaatcaTTTGTAAATCGATtacccatcgatctgcatcgaAATAtaggaacaaattattttttagattttttggtAGATTTTCTGGGTTGTCCCCTTACCAATTCCGAAAATGTATGGAGATGCCCCTCTGAgcccctgcgaaggctatatctttgccaattttcatcggattcttgagaggaataccttaaatgttttgtatatcgattccccataGATCTGCATctaaatctagaaacaaattattttttagattttttgttatattttctGGGGACTCCCCTTCCAAATTCCGAAAATGTATGGAGATGCCCCTCTGAGCCCCCGCAAAGGCTCTATCTTTGCTAAtctttatccgattcttgggCGGAATACCTTGAATGGTTTGTATatagattctccatcgatctgcatcaaaatctcgaaacaaattattttttagactttttgtgaaattttctgGGTTGACCCCTTCCCAATTCCAAAAATGTATGGAGATTCCCCCATGAGCCcccgcgaaggctatatctttgccaattttcatcggattcttgagcggaatgccttaaatggtttgtatatcgattttcCAACGATCTGCCCCTATGAGCCcccgcgaaggctatatctttgccaattttcatccgattcttgagcggaataccttgaatgtaccgattctccatcgatttGGATGAAAACAtaggaacaaattattttaagatttcttgtcgaattttttgaaaactCGAAATACTCGAGTGTTTGAAAATGATATATGAGGGCCAACCAATTAGCCATAATCGTActgaaatttgtttaaaagCTAGGTGGGTGCTATTTAAAGGCAAACTGAGAAGCGATGCGATTTTAGCACAACTGTCCTCCAAGTTCTAAATGCATCTCACATG
This window contains:
- the LOC6500701 gene encoding cytospin-A — translated: MAPDIMERIFKIKQSLSYGKEEQPSNNASNKFGETSKFLQNKRCMGEILLLIRFMAEKYETSQNVRDQEKDKISDVLKKCKKLMKQLYMIFPWHHDEVELNQHEQYTYQFLLNSVLFELEKIAETLLKDCQSSKSEKQKPFCNTENIDELADLRIKLKNAETKRQLQDLSHKLLLLKETTLASNAIAAQKKAEEELAKEKDYAADLRNRLAITKRNLELANDENRERKEAFITLQRSYMALQRDQSYRKESDPEEIQEKQVKYSIIDSNKTLKTSSSAMKIIRKELEPKTLSVLKQQLSYARISLVEAKTTVSEIKRDISNLCYKDTMILNRTKKNKAKKTLITLKHTRQDTLRVIDGVLKAFQFHKQLKFPACKIKWRVVCRSLQENLLKVRENWRYLDLENLKKCSIKAATDLNLSSAMSPRGNPVKLPFDYPEMWWDKIYSPTKTASETTILFSRTEDFKVDPSVTSKVSSRTVVSNASSLRAFQGKTFGDRRLLVLKWCQEKTRPYGVPMYEFSNSWTSGRALCAIIHAYRPQLIAPKYLRRTGPVETIKFGVGVAQGLGVCSPIDLVQECSREKPDYERVFEFVQELQRCLEALP